Proteins encoded in a region of the Vitis riparia cultivar Riparia Gloire de Montpellier isolate 1030 chromosome 7, EGFV_Vit.rip_1.0, whole genome shotgun sequence genome:
- the LOC117917573 gene encoding pentatricopeptide repeat-containing protein At3g63370, chloroplastic isoform X1, giving the protein MRLRYYVMAAPIPSFYLNCHPVLKKIHQNPPLKISKFPLKPVETPSLREICKRGSVNEAFQSLTDLFANQSPSQFSLDEAYSSVLELCGSKKALSEGQQVHAHMITSNALFNSVFLSTRLVFMYGKCGCLVDAEKVFDGMPHKTIFTWNAMIGAYVTNGEPLGSLELYREMRVSGIPLDACTFPCILKACGLLKDRRCGAEVHGLAIKEGYVSIVFVANSIVGMYTKCNDLNGARQLFDRMPEKEDVVSWNSMISAYSSNGQSIEALRLFGEMQKASLAPNTYTFVAALQACEDSSFIKQGMFIHATVLKSSYYINVFVANALIAMYARFGKMGEAANIFYNMDDWDTISWNSMLSGFVQNGLYHEALQFYHEMRDAGQKPDLVAVISIIAASARSGNTLHGMQIHAYAMKNGLDSDLQVGNSLVDMYAKFCSMKYMDCIFDKMPDKDVVSWTTIIAGHAQNGSHSRALELFREVQLEGIDLDVMMISSILLACSGLKLISSLKEIHSYIIRKGLSDLVLQNGIVDVYGECGNVDYAARMFELIEFKDVVSWTSMISCYVHNGLANEALELFHLMKETGVEPDSISLVSILSAAASLSALKKGKEIHGFLIRKGFVLEGSLASTLVDMYARCGTLEKSRNVFNCIRNKDLVLWTSMINAYGMHGCGRAAIDLFRRMEDESIAPDHIAFLAVLYACSHSGLMNEGRRFLESMKYEYQLEPWPEHYACLVDLLGRANHLEEAYQFVKGMEVEPTAEVWCALLGACQIHSNKELGEIAAQKLLEMDPENPGNYVLVSNVYAAERRWKDVEEVRMRMKASGLKKNPGCSWIEVGNKVHTFMARDKSHPQSYEIYSKLSQITEKLAKEGGYVAQTKFVLHNAKEEEKVQMLYGHSERLAIAYGMLTTPEGASLRITKNLRVCGDCHNFCKLISKFFERELVMRDANRFHHFKGGVCSCGDVW; this is encoded by the coding sequence ATGCGCCTTCGCTACTATGTAATGGCCGCGCCAATTCCATCCTTTTATTTGAACTGCCACCCAGTCCTGAAGAAAATCCATCAAAACCCACCTCTCAAAATCTCCAAATTCCCTCTAAAACCCGTTGAAACCCCTTCTCTCAGAGAGATTTGCAAACGTGGGAGCGTCAATGAAGCTTTTCAATCGCTTACCGATCTGTTTGCGAACCAAAGCCCATCTCAGTTTTCTCTGGATGAGGCTTATTCATCAGTTCTCGAGCTCTGTGGAAGCAAGAAAGCTTTGTCAGAAGGACAGCAGGTTCATGCCCATATGATAACCTCTAATGCTTTGTTCAATTCTGTGTTTCTGAGTACTAGGCTTGTGTTTATGTATGGTAAGTGTGGATGTCTTGTGGATGCTGAGAAGGTGTTTGATGGAATGCctcataaaactattttcacaTGGAATGCCATGATTGGTGCTTATGTTACAAACGGAGAACCATTAGGCTCCCTTGAATTGTATCGAGAAATGCGGGTTTCTGGAATTCCTCTTGATGCTTGTACCTTTCCCTGTATTCTTAAAGCATGTGGTCTGCTTAAAGATCGCCGCTGTGGGGCTGAAGTTCATGGTTTAGCAATCAAAGAAGGATATGTTTCAATTGTGTTTGTTGCCAATTCAATAGTGGGTATGTACACAAAGTGCAATGATCTTAATGGGGCAAGGCAGTTGTTTGATAGAATGCCGGAAAAAGAGGATGTTGTATCCTGGAATTCGATGATTTCTGCATATTCTTCAAATGGCCAGTCCATTGAGGCATTGAGACTGTTCGGAGAAATGCAGAAGGCTAGTCTGGCTCCCAACACCTATACTTTTGTTGCTGCTCTTCAAGCCTGTGAAGACTCTTCCTTCATTAAACAAGGTATGTTCATCCATGCCACTGTCCTCAAATCTAGTTACTATATCAATGTTTTCGTGGCCAATGCTTTGATTGCAATGTATGCAAGATTTGGCAAAATGGGTGAAGCTGCAAACATCTTTTATAATATGGATGATTGGGATACTATATCATGGAATTCAATGCTCTCTGGTTTTGTCCAAAATGGTCTTTACCACGAAGCTCTGCAATTCTACCATGAGATGAGGGATGCAGGTCAGAAGCCTGACCTGGTTGCCGTCATAAGCATCATAGCAGCATCTGCTCGATCAGGAAACACACTTCATGGAATGCAAATTCATGCTTACGCAATGAAAAATGGGTTAGACTCAGATTTGCAGGTTGGAAACTCACTTGTAGACATGTATGCAAAATTTTGTTCAATGAAATATATGGATTGTATTTTTGATAAGATGCCTGATAAAGACGTTGTTTCTTGGACAACGATCATTGCTGGCCATGCTCAGAATGGTAGTCACTCAAGAGCCTTAGAATTGTTCAGGGAAGTACAGTTGGAAGGTATTGATCTTGATGTGATGATGATTAGCAGCATCCTGCTGGCTTGCAGTGGGTTGAAACTCATTTCCTCTCTGAAAGAAATTCATAGCTACATCATCAGGAAGGGTTTATCAGACCTCGTGCTGCAGAATGGGATTGTGGATGTATATGGAGAGTGTGGGAATGTAGATTATGCGGCTCGAATGTTTGAACTGATTGAATTTAAAGATGTGGTATCTTGGACTAGCATGATATCTTGTTATGTCCATAATGGACTTGCAAATGAAGCTCTTGAACTTTTCCACCTGATGAAAGAAACTGGGGTTGAACCTGATTCGATTTCACTGGTAAGCATACTCTCTGCAGCTGCTAGTTTGTCTGCattgaagaaaggaaaagagattCATGGTTTTTTGATCAGGAAAGGCTTCGTCTTAGAGGGGTCTCTTGCGAGCACGCTTGTGGACATGTATGCCCGCTGTGGAACTCTGGAGAAATCACGTAATGTGTTCAATTGTATCAGAAATAAAGACTTGGTTCTGTGGACTAGTATGATCAATGCATATGGAATGCATGGCTGTGGTAGGGCAGCCATTGATTTGTTCAGAAGGATGGAGGATGAAAGCATTGCTCCTGATCATATTGCCTTTTTGGCAGTTCTTTACGCGTGCAGCCATTCAGGATTGATGAATGAAGGTAGAAGATTCCTGGAAAGTATGAAATATGAGTATCAATTGGAGCCATGGCCAGAGCATTATGCTTGTCTGGTTGATCTTCTTGGACGGGCAAATCACTTAGAAGAGGCATACCAGTTTGTGAAGGGCATGGAGGTTGAGCCTACTGCTGAGGTCTGGTGCGCTTTGCTTGGGGCTTGCCAGATTCACTCAAACAAAGAATTGGGTGAAATTGCAGCTCAGAAGCTCCTTGAGATGGATCCAGAGAATCCGGGAAATTACGTGCTGGTATCAAATGTGTATGCTGCAGAACGAAGATGGAAAGATGTAGAAGaagtgagaatgagaatgaaagcCAGTGGATTGAAGAAGAATCCTGGATGTAGTTGGATTGAAGTTGGAAACAAGGTCCATACATTCATGGCAAGGGACAAGTCTCATCCACAGTCCTATgagatttattcaaaattatctCAAATCACTGAGAAGTTGGCAAAGGAAGGAGGCTATGTAGCTCAGACCAAGTTTGTTCTTCACAATGCCAAGGAAGAAGAGAAGGTTCAGATGCTTTATGGCCACAGTGAACGGCTGGCGATCGCGTATGGTATGCTCACAACTCCTGAGGGCGCCAGTCTTAGAATCACAAAGAATCTTCGTGTCTGTGGCGATTGCCATAACTTCTGTAAGTTAATCTCAAAATTCTTTGAACGAGAACTTGTCATGAGGGATGCCAACAGATTTCATCATTTCAAGGGTGGGGTTTGTTCATGTGGAGATGTCTGGTGA
- the LOC117917573 gene encoding pentatricopeptide repeat-containing protein At3g63370, chloroplastic isoform X2: MRLRYYVMAAPIPSFYLNCHPVLKKIHQNPPLKISKFPLKPVETPSLREICKRGSVNEAFQSLTDLFANQSPSQFSLDEAYSSVLELCGSKKALSEGQQVHAHMITSNALFNSVFLSTRLVFMYGKCGCLVDAEKVFDGMPHKTIFTWNAMIGAYVTNGEPLGSLELYREMRVSGIPLDACTFPCILKACGLLKDRRCGAEVHGLAIKEGYVSIVFVANSIVGMYTKCNDLNGARQLFDRMPEKEDVVSWNSMISAYSSNGQSIEALRLFGEMQKASLAPNTYTFVAALQACEDSSFIKQGMFIHATVLKSSYYINVFVANALIAMYARFGKMGEAANIFYNMDDWDTISWNSMLSGFVQNGLYHEALQFYHEMRDAGQKPDLVAVISIIAASARSGNTLHGMQIHAYAMKNGLDSDLQNGSHSRALELFREVQLEGIDLDVMMISSILLACSGLKLISSLKEIHSYIIRKGLSDLVLQNGIVDVYGECGNVDYAARMFELIEFKDVVSWTSMISCYVHNGLANEALELFHLMKETGVEPDSISLVSILSAAASLSALKKGKEIHGFLIRKGFVLEGSLASTLVDMYARCGTLEKSRNVFNCIRNKDLVLWTSMINAYGMHGCGRAAIDLFRRMEDESIAPDHIAFLAVLYACSHSGLMNEGRRFLESMKYEYQLEPWPEHYACLVDLLGRANHLEEAYQFVKGMEVEPTAEVWCALLGACQIHSNKELGEIAAQKLLEMDPENPGNYVLVSNVYAAERRWKDVEEVRMRMKASGLKKNPGCSWIEVGNKVHTFMARDKSHPQSYEIYSKLSQITEKLAKEGGYVAQTKFVLHNAKEEEKVQMLYGHSERLAIAYGMLTTPEGASLRITKNLRVCGDCHNFCKLISKFFERELVMRDANRFHHFKGGVCSCGDVW, encoded by the exons ATGCGCCTTCGCTACTATGTAATGGCCGCGCCAATTCCATCCTTTTATTTGAACTGCCACCCAGTCCTGAAGAAAATCCATCAAAACCCACCTCTCAAAATCTCCAAATTCCCTCTAAAACCCGTTGAAACCCCTTCTCTCAGAGAGATTTGCAAACGTGGGAGCGTCAATGAAGCTTTTCAATCGCTTACCGATCTGTTTGCGAACCAAAGCCCATCTCAGTTTTCTCTGGATGAGGCTTATTCATCAGTTCTCGAGCTCTGTGGAAGCAAGAAAGCTTTGTCAGAAGGACAGCAGGTTCATGCCCATATGATAACCTCTAATGCTTTGTTCAATTCTGTGTTTCTGAGTACTAGGCTTGTGTTTATGTATGGTAAGTGTGGATGTCTTGTGGATGCTGAGAAGGTGTTTGATGGAATGCctcataaaactattttcacaTGGAATGCCATGATTGGTGCTTATGTTACAAACGGAGAACCATTAGGCTCCCTTGAATTGTATCGAGAAATGCGGGTTTCTGGAATTCCTCTTGATGCTTGTACCTTTCCCTGTATTCTTAAAGCATGTGGTCTGCTTAAAGATCGCCGCTGTGGGGCTGAAGTTCATGGTTTAGCAATCAAAGAAGGATATGTTTCAATTGTGTTTGTTGCCAATTCAATAGTGGGTATGTACACAAAGTGCAATGATCTTAATGGGGCAAGGCAGTTGTTTGATAGAATGCCGGAAAAAGAGGATGTTGTATCCTGGAATTCGATGATTTCTGCATATTCTTCAAATGGCCAGTCCATTGAGGCATTGAGACTGTTCGGAGAAATGCAGAAGGCTAGTCTGGCTCCCAACACCTATACTTTTGTTGCTGCTCTTCAAGCCTGTGAAGACTCTTCCTTCATTAAACAAGGTATGTTCATCCATGCCACTGTCCTCAAATCTAGTTACTATATCAATGTTTTCGTGGCCAATGCTTTGATTGCAATGTATGCAAGATTTGGCAAAATGGGTGAAGCTGCAAACATCTTTTATAATATGGATGATTGGGATACTATATCATGGAATTCAATGCTCTCTGGTTTTGTCCAAAATGGTCTTTACCACGAAGCTCTGCAATTCTACCATGAGATGAGGGATGCAGGTCAGAAGCCTGACCTGGTTGCCGTCATAAGCATCATAGCAGCATCTGCTCGATCAGGAAACACACTTCATGGAATGCAAATTCATGCTTACGCAATGAAAAATGGGTTAGACTCAGATTTGCAG AATGGTAGTCACTCAAGAGCCTTAGAATTGTTCAGGGAAGTACAGTTGGAAGGTATTGATCTTGATGTGATGATGATTAGCAGCATCCTGCTGGCTTGCAGTGGGTTGAAACTCATTTCCTCTCTGAAAGAAATTCATAGCTACATCATCAGGAAGGGTTTATCAGACCTCGTGCTGCAGAATGGGATTGTGGATGTATATGGAGAGTGTGGGAATGTAGATTATGCGGCTCGAATGTTTGAACTGATTGAATTTAAAGATGTGGTATCTTGGACTAGCATGATATCTTGTTATGTCCATAATGGACTTGCAAATGAAGCTCTTGAACTTTTCCACCTGATGAAAGAAACTGGGGTTGAACCTGATTCGATTTCACTGGTAAGCATACTCTCTGCAGCTGCTAGTTTGTCTGCattgaagaaaggaaaagagattCATGGTTTTTTGATCAGGAAAGGCTTCGTCTTAGAGGGGTCTCTTGCGAGCACGCTTGTGGACATGTATGCCCGCTGTGGAACTCTGGAGAAATCACGTAATGTGTTCAATTGTATCAGAAATAAAGACTTGGTTCTGTGGACTAGTATGATCAATGCATATGGAATGCATGGCTGTGGTAGGGCAGCCATTGATTTGTTCAGAAGGATGGAGGATGAAAGCATTGCTCCTGATCATATTGCCTTTTTGGCAGTTCTTTACGCGTGCAGCCATTCAGGATTGATGAATGAAGGTAGAAGATTCCTGGAAAGTATGAAATATGAGTATCAATTGGAGCCATGGCCAGAGCATTATGCTTGTCTGGTTGATCTTCTTGGACGGGCAAATCACTTAGAAGAGGCATACCAGTTTGTGAAGGGCATGGAGGTTGAGCCTACTGCTGAGGTCTGGTGCGCTTTGCTTGGGGCTTGCCAGATTCACTCAAACAAAGAATTGGGTGAAATTGCAGCTCAGAAGCTCCTTGAGATGGATCCAGAGAATCCGGGAAATTACGTGCTGGTATCAAATGTGTATGCTGCAGAACGAAGATGGAAAGATGTAGAAGaagtgagaatgagaatgaaagcCAGTGGATTGAAGAAGAATCCTGGATGTAGTTGGATTGAAGTTGGAAACAAGGTCCATACATTCATGGCAAGGGACAAGTCTCATCCACAGTCCTATgagatttattcaaaattatctCAAATCACTGAGAAGTTGGCAAAGGAAGGAGGCTATGTAGCTCAGACCAAGTTTGTTCTTCACAATGCCAAGGAAGAAGAGAAGGTTCAGATGCTTTATGGCCACAGTGAACGGCTGGCGATCGCGTATGGTATGCTCACAACTCCTGAGGGCGCCAGTCTTAGAATCACAAAGAATCTTCGTGTCTGTGGCGATTGCCATAACTTCTGTAAGTTAATCTCAAAATTCTTTGAACGAGAACTTGTCATGAGGGATGCCAACAGATTTCATCATTTCAAGGGTGGGGTTTGTTCATGTGGAGATGTCTGGTGA